Within Pseudomonas paeninsulae, the genomic segment ATATCGAGCGCCACACTGGTGAATACACGGCTCCGTCTTCCATTTCGATAGTCAACTCATCTCCCAAGCCTAGACCTGCTTTGGCAAGAATATCTGTTGGTGGCTCGACGATGACATCGCCGCTTCCATCAGCAGTTTCCAAGTATTTAACGGCCCAACGTTCGCTACCGCTTTTAATGTTCTGCCTTTCGGGTGATGGCACCCTAATTGCTCAACAGCTCAACAGCTCAACAGCTCAACAGCTCGTCGAGCTTTGAAGCACTTTTCTGCTGATTGGCTACCGCTCGTATACGCGCCATATCATGAATCGCCCCGACACCACCTGATCAATCTCGATCAGAAGTATTCACGACGCCTGGTTTTCTTACGCTACCAGCATACTCAGCATCGGTGAAGGAGATATGCTTCATGAGTTAATTGAAAACCGGATGGCCGTCGTATTTCACCAGATTCGGGAAGTATTTCAGAGCTCCCTTACATATTTGTAATTTTCACCTCAGCTCAGCGACAGCAACAGTTGCCTATCATCTATTTCAAGGCAAGCAACTAGCTAACTGAGGTGAGACCATGAAAGCACTGAACGTAATAATCGCCGCCATTGCATTGGCGTCGTCCTCGTTGGCAATGGCTGAAGGGGGCGCTGATCGAGCATTTGGCAAAGCGATACAAAATAGCGCTAAGAGCATGCAAGAATATGCCCTTACACAAGGTAAAGCAGCCCCTGAAGTCACTCACTATAAGTACGGCATGCAGTTGGATATTGCCGAGGTCATCTATATTACGCCTGCGGATGGCAGGTGCGGCGTAAGGCCCGTGCAAATGACTTACAAGGACTCAAGCGGCGCCCTTCATACCCTGGAATATAGAGCCTTGAGTAACAGCTGCTCGACTGGTGGCTAGCACGAGCACTTCTTCCATCGCACCAGCTAACGAGTCAAGCC encodes:
- a CDS encoding DUF2790 domain-containing protein, with the protein product MKALNVIIAAIALASSSLAMAEGGADRAFGKAIQNSAKSMQEYALTQGKAAPEVTHYKYGMQLDIAEVIYITPADGRCGVRPVQMTYKDSSGALHTLEYRALSNSCSTGG